A window of the Ciconia boyciana chromosome 35, ASM3463844v1, whole genome shotgun sequence genome harbors these coding sequences:
- the LOC140645611 gene encoding olfactory receptor 14A16-like — protein MSNSSSITKFLLLAFADTQELQLLHFWLFLGIYLAALLGNGLIITVVACDHHLHTPMYFFLVSLSLLDLGSISTTVPKAMANSLWDTRAISYQGCVAQVFFLFFFISAEYFLLTVMAYDRYIAICKPLHYETLLGTRTCVHMAAAAWGSGFLYAVLHTANTFSLPLCKGNAVDQFFCEVPQILKLSCSDSYLREAGLIEVSVCFVFGCFVFIVVSYVQILRAVLKIPSEQGQHKAFSMCLPHLAIVSLFISTGMVAYLKPPSISYPSLDLVVSVLYSVVPPGVNPLIYSMRNKELKDALWKLTQWTWRH, from the coding sequence atgtccaacagcagctccataACCAAGTTTCTCCTCCTGGCATTCGCAGACacacaggagctgcagctcttgcacttctggctcttcctgggcatctacctggctgccctcctgggcaacggTCTCATCATCACTGTCGTAGCCTGTGACCACCACCTCCACACCCCTATGTACTTCTTCCTTGTCAGCCTCTCCCTCCTCgacctgggctccatctccaccactgtccccaaagccatggccaattccctgtgggacaccagggccATCTCCTACCAAGGGTGTGTGgcccaggtctttttcttgttcttttttatatcagctgagtattttcttctcactgtcaTGGCCTACGACCGCTAcattgccatctgcaaaccctTGCACTATGAGACCCTCCTGGGCACCAGAActtgtgtccacatggcagcagctgcctggggcagtgggtttctctatgctgtgctgcacactgccaatacattttcactACCACTCTGCAAGGGCAATGCCgtggaccagttcttctgtgaagttccccagatcctcaagctctcctgctcagacTCCTACCTCAGGGAAGCTGGGCTTATTGAGGTTAGTGTCTGTTTTGTATTTGGATGTTTTGTATTCATTGTGGTGTCCTATGTGCAGATCTTGAGGGCCGTGCTCAAGATCCCGtctgagcagggacagcacaaagccttttccatgtgCCTGCCTCACCTGGCCATAGTCTCTCTGTTTATCAGCACTGGCATGGTTGCCTACCTGAAGCCACCCTCCATCTCCTACCCCTCCCTGGACCTGGTGGTGTCAGTTCTGTACTCGGTGGTGCCTCCAGGAGTCaaccccctcatctacagcatgaggaataaggagctcaaggatgccCTATGGAAACTGACCCAATGGACGTGGCGACACTGA